One Trachemys scripta elegans isolate TJP31775 chromosome 4, CAS_Tse_1.0, whole genome shotgun sequence genomic region harbors:
- the PHTF1 gene encoding putative homeodomain transcription factor 1 isoform X1 produces MAARGRDAIAWYQKKIGAYDQQIWEKSIEQTEMKGFKNKPKKKGHIQPDLIDVDLIRGSTFAKAKPEIPWTSLTRKGIVRVVFFPLFSRWWIRVTSQRIFMWLLVLYLMQVVAVVLYFMIPVASASEIIGPMCLMLLMGTVHCQIVSTQINKPPGTNGSSSRRRRKLRKPVGSDGSRDAGSWFSSDKANKGDKQLEPTSIINSLFGMLFRRRLRRVKLVADKGTETESGVSSVYSGIKHRLSRSEYRLLHFKERDRLSDGEKSHRDGGTHMGGVSDELSSEEDAEAMAQRILLRRSVEGASSDNSYEDKNRRPLTTSNQSVSQVNQAIKGTRESDSVEESELDSTAFSQESRSCFSGGSQSCSVSRRDSESTRHDSETEDMLWDDLLHGPECRSSYTSDSEEGNVKGSKRDLKDDVFQQKHLFWLQNTSPASAKVSALIWEGSECKKVDMSVLEISGIIMSRVNAYQQGVGYQMLGNVVTIGLACLPFLYRLFHTKNLEQLRSISVEELLNIFCGAPTITPVIVLAVINFLERLCLTWMFFFMMCVAERTYKQRFLFAKLFSHITSARKARKYEIPHFRLKKVENIKIWLSLRSYLKRRGPQRSVDVVVSSIFLLALSIAFICCAQVLKGHKTFLNAAYNWEFLIWETALLLFLLRLASLGSETNKKYSNISILLTEQINLYLKMEKKPNKKEQLSLVNNVLKLSTKLLKELDTPFRLYGLTMNPLIYNITRVVILSAISGVISDLLGFNIRLWKIKP; encoded by the exons ATGGCCGCACGTGGCAGAGATGCCATCGCCTGGTACCAGAAGAAG attGGAGCCTATGACCAACAGATATGGGAAAAGTCTATAGAACAGACTGAGATGAAG ggcttcaaaaacaaaccaaaaaaaaagggcCACATACAGCCTGACCTGATAGATGTTGACTTAATCAGAG GCTCCACATTTGCCAAAGCCAAGCCTGAAATCCCATGGACGTCATTAACTAGAAAGGGGATTGTGCGGGTTGTGTTTTTTCCATTATTCAGCCGTTGGTGGATTCGGGTTACATCCCAGCGTATTTTTATGTGGCTTCTGGTCCTTTACCTCATGCAAG TTGTAGCAGTCGTGTTGTATTTCATGATACCTGTTGCAAGTGCAAGTGAAATCATTGGACCAATGTGCCTTATGCTACTGATGGGAACTGTTCACTGTCAGATCGTGTCCACCCAGATCAACAAACCCCCGGGAAccaatggaagcagcagcaggaggcggAG aaaattacgCAAACCTGTGGGTAGTGATGGGAGCAGAGATGCTGGCAGCTGGTTTTCCTCTGACAAAGCCAATAAAGGAGACAAGCAGTTGGAACCTACATCCATTATCAACAGTTTGTTTGGCATGCTCTTCCGCAGGAG GTTAAGGAGGGTGAAATTGGTAGCTGATAAAGGGACTGAAACAGAAAGTGGTGTGAGTTCTGTGTATAGTGGCATTAAGCACAGACTTTCCAGATCCGAATATAGGCTGCtgcatttcaaagagagagacagactttcAGATGGGGAGAAGAGTCATCGG GATGGCGGCACACATATGGGTGGCGTTTCTGATGAGCTGTCAAGTGAGGAGGATGCTGAAGCCATGGCACAGAGGATTTTGTTACGCAGAAGTGTAGAAGGGGCCTCCAGTGACAATAGCTACGAAGACAAGAATAGGAGACCTCTTACTACTTCAAACCAGTCAGTTTCACAG GTCAATCAAGCCATTAAAGGTACCAGAGAGTCCGATAGTGTGGAAGAATCTGAACTAGACTCAACAGCCTTTAGTCAG GAATCAAGGTCTTGTTTTAGTGGTGGGTCCCAGAGCTGCAGTGTGTCTCGGAGAGACTCTGAAAGCACCCGCCATGACTCTGAGACAGAGGACATGCTCTGGGATGACCTGCTTCATGGACCAGAGTGCCGTTCTTCCTACACCAGTGACAGCGAGGAAGGGAATGTAAAAGGAAGTAAACGGGACCTGAAAGACGATGTTTTCCAACAG AAGCATTTGTTCTGGCTTCAGAATACGAGCCCTGCATCTGCAAAAGTAAGTGCCCTGATCTGGGAGGGAAGTGAGTGCAAGAAGGTGGACATGTCTGTGCTGGAGATCAGCGGGATTATCATGAGCAGA GTTAATGCCTATCAGCAGGGAGTAGGCTATCAGATGCTGGGAAACGTTGTCACCATTGGGTTAGCATGTCTTCCTTTCCTCTACCGGCTCTTCCATACAAAGAATCTTGAACAGCTGCGATCCATTTCAGTGGAGGAACTTTTGAATATCTTTTGTGGGGCTCCTACCATCACCCCTGTCATTGTCTTGGCTGTGATTAACTTCCTTGAGCGTCTCTGCCTGACTTGGATGTTTTTCTTTATGATGTGTGTTGCTGAGAGAACATACAAACAG CGGTTTTTGTTTGCCAAACTTTTTAGTCACATAACATCTGCCCGGAAAGCCAGGAAGTATGAAATCCCCCACTTCAGACTCAAGAAGGTGGAGAATATTAAAATTTGGTTATCACTGCGCTCCTATCTAAAG AGGAGAGGGCCCCAGCGATCTGTGGATGTAGTTGTCTCTTCAATCTTTTTATTGGCTCTATCAATTGCTTTCATATGCTGTGCACAG GTTTTAAAAGGGCACAAAACCTTCCTGAATGCGGCTTACAACTGGGAGTTCCTCATCTGGGAAACAGCCCTCCTCCTTTTTCTACTGCGCCTGGCATCACTGGGCTCTGAAACTAACAAAAAATATAGTAATATTTCAATCCTGCTCACTGAACAG ATCAACTTATACCTAAAGATGGAAAAGAAGCCAAACAAGAAAGAACAGCTCTCCCTagtaaacaatgttttaaaactgtCTACAAAGCTACTGAAG GAATTAGACACACCATTTAGACTCTATGGCCTGACTATGAACCCTTTAATCTACAACATCACACGAGTTGTGATCCTGTCTGCCATATCAGGCGTTATAAGTGATCTTCTTGGATTCAATATCAGA TTATGGAAAATCAAACCATGA
- the PHTF1 gene encoding putative homeodomain transcription factor 1 isoform X2: MGGVSDELSSEEDAEAMAQRILLRRSVEGASSDNSYEDKNRRPLTTSNQSVSQVNQAIKGTRESDSVEESELDSTAFSQESRSCFSGGSQSCSVSRRDSESTRHDSETEDMLWDDLLHGPECRSSYTSDSEEGNVKGSKRDLKDDVFQQKHLFWLQNTSPASAKVSALIWEGSECKKVDMSVLEISGIIMSRVNAYQQGVGYQMLGNVVTIGLACLPFLYRLFHTKNLEQLRSISVEELLNIFCGAPTITPVIVLAVINFLERLCLTWMFFFMMCVAERTYKQRFLFAKLFSHITSARKARKYEIPHFRLKKVENIKIWLSLRSYLKRRGPQRSVDVVVSSIFLLALSIAFICCAQVLKGHKTFLNAAYNWEFLIWETALLLFLLRLASLGSETNKKYSNISILLTEQINLYLKMEKKPNKKEQLSLVNNVLKLSTKLLKELDTPFRLYGLTMNPLIYNITRVVILSAISGVISDLLGFNIRLWKIKP; the protein is encoded by the exons ATGGGTGGCGTTTCTGATGAGCTGTCAAGTGAGGAGGATGCTGAAGCCATGGCACAGAGGATTTTGTTACGCAGAAGTGTAGAAGGGGCCTCCAGTGACAATAGCTACGAAGACAAGAATAGGAGACCTCTTACTACTTCAAACCAGTCAGTTTCACAG GTCAATCAAGCCATTAAAGGTACCAGAGAGTCCGATAGTGTGGAAGAATCTGAACTAGACTCAACAGCCTTTAGTCAG GAATCAAGGTCTTGTTTTAGTGGTGGGTCCCAGAGCTGCAGTGTGTCTCGGAGAGACTCTGAAAGCACCCGCCATGACTCTGAGACAGAGGACATGCTCTGGGATGACCTGCTTCATGGACCAGAGTGCCGTTCTTCCTACACCAGTGACAGCGAGGAAGGGAATGTAAAAGGAAGTAAACGGGACCTGAAAGACGATGTTTTCCAACAG AAGCATTTGTTCTGGCTTCAGAATACGAGCCCTGCATCTGCAAAAGTAAGTGCCCTGATCTGGGAGGGAAGTGAGTGCAAGAAGGTGGACATGTCTGTGCTGGAGATCAGCGGGATTATCATGAGCAGA GTTAATGCCTATCAGCAGGGAGTAGGCTATCAGATGCTGGGAAACGTTGTCACCATTGGGTTAGCATGTCTTCCTTTCCTCTACCGGCTCTTCCATACAAAGAATCTTGAACAGCTGCGATCCATTTCAGTGGAGGAACTTTTGAATATCTTTTGTGGGGCTCCTACCATCACCCCTGTCATTGTCTTGGCTGTGATTAACTTCCTTGAGCGTCTCTGCCTGACTTGGATGTTTTTCTTTATGATGTGTGTTGCTGAGAGAACATACAAACAG CGGTTTTTGTTTGCCAAACTTTTTAGTCACATAACATCTGCCCGGAAAGCCAGGAAGTATGAAATCCCCCACTTCAGACTCAAGAAGGTGGAGAATATTAAAATTTGGTTATCACTGCGCTCCTATCTAAAG AGGAGAGGGCCCCAGCGATCTGTGGATGTAGTTGTCTCTTCAATCTTTTTATTGGCTCTATCAATTGCTTTCATATGCTGTGCACAG GTTTTAAAAGGGCACAAAACCTTCCTGAATGCGGCTTACAACTGGGAGTTCCTCATCTGGGAAACAGCCCTCCTCCTTTTTCTACTGCGCCTGGCATCACTGGGCTCTGAAACTAACAAAAAATATAGTAATATTTCAATCCTGCTCACTGAACAG ATCAACTTATACCTAAAGATGGAAAAGAAGCCAAACAAGAAAGAACAGCTCTCCCTagtaaacaatgttttaaaactgtCTACAAAGCTACTGAAG GAATTAGACACACCATTTAGACTCTATGGCCTGACTATGAACCCTTTAATCTACAACATCACACGAGTTGTGATCCTGTCTGCCATATCAGGCGTTATAAGTGATCTTCTTGGATTCAATATCAGA TTATGGAAAATCAAACCATGA